From a region of the Frankiales bacterium genome:
- a CDS encoding phosphatase PAP2 family protein, whose amino-acid sequence MVLDLEQVVSRRAPTVRVSLGVGVACACALGVLTLAVVGHGGVLTGWDDDVHAWVVGVRGSVDVAVANAVTIGGVTTWTLPAVGVVGALALPGRRSVRARLGAGLLLAAVASAGVYVGLLVNHATGRARPPEVDWAGAAGGPSFPSGHTTTATLVALCAAWALSARVTGTRRRRLLWAGAAAYALAVGWSRVWLGVHWPSDVVGGWLFATAWCAVAVAVASWWRERGDDRDSPGAHDG is encoded by the coding sequence GTGGTGCTCGACCTCGAGCAGGTCGTCTCGCGCCGCGCGCCCACGGTGCGCGTCTCGCTCGGGGTCGGGGTCGCGTGCGCCTGCGCCCTCGGCGTCCTCACCCTCGCCGTGGTGGGGCACGGGGGAGTGCTCACCGGCTGGGACGACGACGTGCACGCGTGGGTCGTGGGCGTGCGGGGGTCGGTCGACGTCGCCGTGGCGAACGCCGTGACGATCGGCGGCGTCACCACCTGGACCCTCCCGGCAGTGGGCGTCGTGGGGGCGCTCGCGCTGCCCGGCCGCCGGTCCGTGCGGGCCAGGCTCGGCGCCGGCCTGCTGCTGGCCGCGGTCGCCAGCGCCGGCGTGTACGTCGGCCTCCTGGTCAACCACGCCACCGGCCGGGCGCGACCGCCCGAGGTGGACTGGGCCGGCGCCGCCGGCGGTCCGTCGTTCCCCTCCGGCCACACCACGACGGCGACGCTCGTCGCGCTGTGCGCGGCGTGGGCCCTCTCGGCCCGCGTCACCGGCACCCGGCGGCGCCGCCTGCTGTGGGCCGGCGCCGCGGCGTACGCGCTCGCGGTGGGCTGGTCGCGGGTGTGGCTCGGCGTCCACTGGCCCAGCGACGTGGTCGGGGGATGGCTGTTCGCGACGGCGTGGTGCGCCGTCGCCGTGGCGGTGGCGAGCTGGTGGAGGGAGCGCGGCGACGACCGCGACTCGCCGGGAGCGCACGACGGCTGA
- a CDS encoding STAS domain-containing protein produces MARSSDHPVGRSFVDRPTGRAPRVHLEGDLDIANVDMTDVALRAVDPAGDVVVDLAAARFVDSVTLSRLLQAARRHDAEGGRLVLAGARGAVRRVLSVTQIDRLLLYADSVDDAEGLLAEDARPLGLGARDPDVATRAAGSTDDDGGPP; encoded by the coding sequence ATGGCCCGCAGCTCGGACCATCCGGTCGGCCGGTCGTTCGTCGACCGGCCGACCGGCCGCGCCCCCCGGGTGCACCTGGAGGGCGATCTCGACATCGCCAACGTGGACATGACCGACGTGGCCCTGCGCGCGGTCGACCCGGCGGGCGACGTCGTCGTCGATCTCGCCGCGGCGCGTTTCGTCGACAGCGTGACGCTCTCGCGGCTGCTCCAGGCCGCGCGGCGGCACGACGCCGAGGGCGGCCGGCTCGTCCTGGCCGGCGCCCGCGGCGCCGTGCGCAGGGTGCTGTCGGTCACCCAGATCGACCGGCTCCTGCTCTACGCGGACTCCGTCGACGACGCCGAGGGGCTCCTGGCCGAGGACGCGCGCCCGCTCGGGCTCGGGGCCCGCGACCCCGACGTCGCGACCCGCGCCGCCGGGAGCACCGACGACGACGGCGGGCCGCCGTGA
- a CDS encoding glycosyltransferase → MHVALVSLDEDATAEWAVPAGESLGTPVTGLAGELVARGYDVSIVTMCEPTGMTLSYEHESSARLDVLRVGHRESLPNGRLDGLCTSLRARRPDLIHAFGAAAGRVAERVARSLRVPWVWTRRDGAPAQIEGTERFCPAGADRIIVSTSWEVDVLARDGVPRDKCDVVPLSIVGDVRGSYLEPSIANRASRIATVADDTGEGLADLVRALPNLPAAHLTVAWQRSRGGTSAALADLRVLGAQFHVADRISVLPDATPSRVHDALCRADLVAYTPRRDPSLRVVSAAMACGVPALVTSLGGTDELVEHGVTGLCIPPGDPRRIASAVRILDDAPEVRSSMSRASRKRARELFDQARIADGTLESYAAAGAPVAVAVRGGR, encoded by the coding sequence ATGCACGTGGCCTTGGTGTCCTTGGACGAGGACGCGACAGCTGAGTGGGCTGTGCCCGCCGGAGAAAGCCTCGGCACGCCGGTGACCGGCCTGGCTGGGGAGCTCGTGGCGCGCGGGTACGACGTGTCCATCGTGACGATGTGCGAACCCACCGGGATGACGCTGTCGTACGAGCACGAGTCGAGCGCCCGCCTGGACGTGCTGCGGGTGGGGCACCGCGAGAGCCTGCCGAACGGGCGGCTCGACGGGCTGTGCACCTCGTTGCGCGCGCGCCGCCCCGATCTCATCCACGCGTTCGGCGCCGCCGCCGGACGCGTGGCCGAGCGGGTCGCCCGCAGCCTGCGCGTGCCGTGGGTGTGGACCCGTCGTGACGGCGCGCCGGCGCAGATCGAGGGGACCGAGCGGTTCTGTCCCGCCGGCGCGGACCGCATCATCGTCTCGACGTCGTGGGAGGTCGACGTGCTCGCACGCGACGGCGTGCCCCGGGACAAGTGCGACGTCGTCCCGCTGAGCATCGTCGGCGACGTGCGCGGCTCCTACCTCGAGCCCTCGATCGCGAACCGCGCGTCGCGGATCGCGACCGTCGCCGACGACACGGGCGAGGGGCTCGCGGACCTCGTCCGCGCCCTGCCCAACCTCCCCGCGGCGCACCTCACGGTGGCGTGGCAGCGCTCGCGCGGCGGCACCAGCGCCGCGCTCGCGGACCTGCGCGTGCTCGGGGCCCAGTTCCACGTCGCCGACCGGATCAGCGTCCTCCCGGACGCGACGCCCTCCCGGGTGCACGACGCGCTGTGCCGGGCCGACCTGGTCGCCTACACGCCGCGGCGCGACCCCTCGCTGCGGGTCGTCTCGGCCGCGATGGCGTGCGGCGTGCCGGCGCTCGTCACGAGCCTCGGGGGCACCGACGAGCTGGTCGAGCACGGCGTCACCGGCCTGTGCATCCCGCCCGGCGACCCGCGGCGCATCGCGTCCGCAGTGCGGATCCTCGACGACGCGCCGGAGGTGCGCTCCTCCATGTCGCGTGCCTCGCGCAAGCGGGCGCGCGAGCTGTTCGACCAGGCGCGCATCGCGGACGGCACGCTGGAGTCCTATGCGGCGGCCGGCGCGCCGGTCGCCGTCGCCGTGCGGGGCGGCCGATGA
- a CDS encoding formimidoylglutamate deiminase: MTVYRCAAAWVGDGVATDVDIVVSAGRVTAVRPRSDVVDDEVVELPGVVLPGFANAHSHAFHRALRGRTHGDGGTFWTWRERMYRLARVLDPDRYARLARAVFAEMVLAGVTCVGEFHYVHHAADGTPYADPNAMGEAVRQAAREAGLRLTLLDTCYLAGGLGDDGHVPLAPEQRRFGDGDAHAWAERWHLLADDATTRIGAAVHSVRAVPRDQVPAVVAAVGERPLHVHLSEQVAENRSCLAHYGLTPTELLHEAGALGPGTTAVHATHLTARDIALLGSTRTSSCFCPTTERDLADGIGPAVALRDAGSPLCLGSDQHAVIDLIEDARALEMHERLVSHQRGRFAPDELVTALTVAGHRSLGWPDAGRIEPGMRADLVAVRLDTVRTAGSDPAQVLLTAFASDVDTVVVDGRLVVSGGRHASIDVAGELDTTIRELWRDADDPR; encoded by the coding sequence GTGACGGTCTACCGCTGCGCCGCCGCGTGGGTCGGCGACGGCGTCGCGACCGACGTCGACATCGTCGTGAGCGCGGGGCGGGTGACCGCGGTGCGCCCGCGGTCCGACGTCGTCGACGACGAGGTGGTCGAGCTGCCCGGCGTCGTGCTCCCGGGCTTCGCCAACGCGCACTCGCACGCCTTCCACCGCGCGCTGCGCGGCCGCACCCACGGCGACGGCGGCACGTTCTGGACCTGGCGCGAGCGCATGTACCGGCTGGCCCGCGTGCTCGACCCGGACCGCTACGCGCGGCTGGCCCGCGCGGTCTTCGCCGAGATGGTGCTCGCCGGCGTCACGTGCGTCGGCGAGTTCCACTACGTGCACCACGCGGCCGACGGCACGCCCTACGCCGACCCCAACGCGATGGGCGAGGCGGTGCGCCAGGCCGCACGCGAGGCGGGGCTGCGGCTCACGCTGCTCGACACGTGCTACCTCGCGGGCGGCCTCGGCGACGACGGTCACGTGCCGCTCGCGCCGGAGCAGCGCAGGTTCGGCGACGGCGACGCGCACGCCTGGGCCGAGCGCTGGCACCTGCTCGCCGACGACGCCACCACGCGGATCGGCGCCGCGGTGCACTCGGTGCGCGCCGTGCCGCGCGACCAGGTTCCCGCGGTGGTGGCGGCGGTGGGCGAGCGGCCGCTGCACGTGCACCTTTCCGAGCAGGTCGCGGAGAACCGGTCGTGCCTGGCGCACTACGGGCTCACGCCCACGGAGCTGCTGCACGAGGCCGGTGCGCTCGGGCCGGGCACCACCGCGGTCCACGCCACGCACCTCACGGCTCGCGACATCGCGCTGCTGGGGTCGACCCGCACGTCGAGCTGCTTCTGCCCGACGACCGAGCGCGACCTCGCCGACGGGATCGGGCCCGCGGTGGCGCTGCGCGACGCCGGCTCGCCGCTGTGCCTCGGGTCCGACCAGCACGCGGTGATCGACCTGATCGAGGACGCGCGCGCCCTCGAGATGCACGAACGGCTGGTGAGCCACCAGCGGGGACGCTTCGCACCGGACGAGCTCGTCACTGCCCTCACCGTGGCCGGGCACCGGTCGCTGGGCTGGCCCGACGCCGGGCGCATCGAGCCGGGGATGCGCGCCGACCTCGTCGCCGTGCGCCTCGACACCGTCCGCACCGCTGGGAGCGACCCGGCGCAGGTGCTGCTCACGGCGTTCGCGTCCGACGTCGACACCGTCGTCGTGGACGGCCGGCTGGTGGTCTCCGGCGGCCGGCATGCGTCGATCGACGTCGCCGGCGAGCTCGACACCACGATCCGCGAGCTGTGGCGGGACGCCGACGACCCCCGGTGA
- a CDS encoding DUF1206 domain-containing protein, translating into MTDVASQVSQGADAAANSRPMGWLARLGLTARGVVYLVMGWLAILLATGDHHPVDQRGVITTLISQPFGTVLVIVLAVGLAAYAVWRLVEAVAGPSGERDTWGARLKSLVRAIAYGVLAFTAVSVLHGARQTQAGQQGRIAAHVMSQPGGRWLVGGAGVAVVAVGVSMVIEGWSKKFLRYFGYLPPRARGAVVLLGRVGTIARGLVFAVTGGLVVQAALDTNPAKAGGIDTATRTLLDQPYGTWLVLALGAGLMLFGVYALAEARWRRVSDEDVR; encoded by the coding sequence ATGACCGACGTCGCCTCGCAGGTGTCGCAGGGCGCGGACGCCGCGGCCAACAGCCGTCCCATGGGATGGCTGGCCCGCCTCGGCCTGACGGCGAGGGGGGTCGTGTACCTGGTCATGGGCTGGCTGGCGATCCTGCTGGCCACGGGCGACCACCACCCGGTAGACCAGCGCGGCGTGATCACCACGCTGATCTCGCAGCCGTTCGGCACCGTGCTGGTGATCGTGCTGGCCGTCGGGCTCGCGGCGTACGCCGTGTGGCGGCTCGTGGAGGCCGTCGCCGGTCCGAGCGGCGAGCGCGACACCTGGGGCGCCCGGCTCAAGTCCCTCGTGCGCGCGATCGCCTACGGCGTGCTGGCGTTCACCGCGGTGTCGGTGCTGCACGGCGCCCGCCAGACGCAGGCCGGCCAGCAGGGGCGCATCGCCGCCCACGTCATGAGCCAGCCCGGGGGGCGCTGGCTCGTGGGAGGAGCCGGCGTGGCCGTCGTCGCGGTCGGGGTCAGCATGGTGATCGAGGGGTGGAGCAAGAAGTTCCTGCGCTACTTCGGCTACCTGCCACCCCGCGCCCGCGGCGCCGTCGTGCTGCTCGGCCGCGTGGGGACCATCGCCCGCGGCCTGGTCTTCGCCGTGACGGGTGGGCTCGTCGTGCAGGCGGCGCTCGACACCAACCCGGCCAAGGCCGGCGGCATCGACACGGCCACCCGCACCTTGCTCGACCAGCCCTACGGCACGTGGCTCGTGCTCGCGCTCGGCGCGGGGCTCATGCTCTTCGGCGTGTACGCGCTCGCGGAGGCACGGTGGCGCCGCGTCAGCGACGAGGACGTGCGATGA
- a CDS encoding glycosyltransferase, producing the protein MTSPSIALVVDPRDPPPPWRLDLLGGALRALGHPVVLQSGPSLDGADVVHAFGRRAAEEVLSRAAPGTAVVVSLREGSADDLASAVDAVRRAAAVLLRSSALSDRLVRAGVPQARAAVLPVGVDTETFTRRGAMANRTHRHRLVAELAADPAALACAVEAVAADESVELVVLARHDAMRALAEPAEHLRTAARAAGAGDRVVVAWPHDAREKAWWIRSAHAALALDPAPGRPEFVAEAMACGVAVVATPVEAQRDLVVHGVTGLHVREHDTAAVVHALRDLVADDFAVEAFGLAGSDRALGRCSWERVAVETASAYSRCLDSARGGQGSDADDGPEEADESDDEAPPARAEEAVARIA; encoded by the coding sequence GTGACGTCGCCGAGCATCGCCCTCGTCGTCGACCCGCGGGACCCGCCGCCCCCGTGGCGCCTGGACCTGCTGGGCGGCGCCCTGCGCGCGCTCGGCCACCCCGTGGTGCTTCAGTCCGGGCCGTCGCTCGACGGGGCGGACGTCGTGCATGCCTTCGGCCGGCGTGCGGCCGAGGAGGTCCTGTCCCGGGCCGCCCCCGGCACGGCCGTCGTCGTCTCGCTGCGCGAGGGCAGCGCGGACGACCTCGCGTCCGCCGTCGACGCCGTGCGCCGCGCGGCGGCGGTGCTGCTGCGCAGCAGTGCGCTGAGCGACCGGCTCGTGCGGGCCGGCGTGCCGCAGGCCCGGGCCGCCGTGCTGCCCGTCGGCGTCGACACCGAGACCTTCACGCGGCGCGGTGCCATGGCCAACCGCACGCACCGCCATCGGCTGGTGGCCGAGCTCGCGGCCGACCCGGCCGCGCTCGCCTGCGCCGTCGAGGCGGTGGCGGCCGACGAGTCGGTCGAGCTGGTCGTGCTCGCGCGCCACGACGCCATGCGCGCTCTCGCCGAGCCCGCCGAGCATCTCCGCACCGCGGCCAGGGCCGCGGGCGCGGGGGACCGCGTGGTGGTCGCCTGGCCGCACGACGCGCGCGAGAAGGCCTGGTGGATCAGGTCCGCGCACGCCGCGCTCGCGCTCGACCCCGCCCCGGGGCGGCCGGAGTTCGTGGCCGAGGCGATGGCGTGCGGGGTCGCCGTGGTGGCCACGCCGGTGGAGGCGCAGCGCGACCTCGTGGTGCACGGCGTCACGGGGCTGCACGTCCGGGAGCACGACACCGCCGCGGTGGTGCACGCCCTGCGCGACCTCGTCGCGGACGACTTCGCGGTCGAGGCGTTCGGGCTGGCGGGCTCGGACCGCGCCCTGGGCCGGTGCTCGTGGGAGCGCGTGGCCGTCGAGACGGCCAGCGCGTACTCGCGGTGCCTCGACAGCGCCCGTGGTGGGCAGGGGAGCGATGCGGACGACGGGCCGGAGGAGGCCGACGAGTCGGACGACGAGGCACCACCGGCCCGGGCGGAGGAGGCGGTGGCCCGCATCGCCTGA
- a CDS encoding methyltransferase domain-containing protein has product MSGRAPAQHPRTSQDEVLVRSAPVRPRNDPEQYVDLRGEWWAPRGKFAMLHWIAAARARLVPVAAREGSVLVDLGCGGGVLAPHLRDHGHHVVGVDLVAVSAAIARGHGVTAVVGDVHALPLADEVADVVVVGELLEHVAAADTVLREAVRVLRPGGTLVIDTIADTWWGRFSAITVGERMPAGPPPRLHDGDLFVDRAAMVALCEQLGVPLSLHGLRPSARDYVAWLRGRRPDVRMLPTRSTAGLFQAHGRKAAP; this is encoded by the coding sequence ATGAGCGGACGGGCGCCTGCTCAGCATCCGAGGACCTCGCAGGACGAGGTCCTCGTCCGTTCTGCGCCGGTGCGCCCGCGCAACGACCCCGAGCAGTACGTCGACCTGCGCGGCGAGTGGTGGGCCCCGCGGGGCAAGTTCGCGATGCTGCACTGGATCGCGGCCGCCCGCGCCCGGCTCGTCCCCGTCGCGGCGCGCGAGGGCTCGGTGCTCGTCGACCTCGGCTGCGGGGGCGGGGTGCTCGCGCCGCACCTGCGCGACCACGGCCACCACGTCGTCGGCGTCGACCTGGTCGCCGTCTCGGCGGCGATCGCACGTGGGCACGGCGTCACAGCGGTGGTGGGCGACGTGCACGCGCTCCCGCTCGCCGACGAGGTGGCCGACGTCGTCGTGGTGGGCGAGCTGCTCGAGCACGTCGCAGCCGCGGACACCGTGCTGCGCGAGGCGGTGCGCGTGCTGCGCCCCGGGGGCACGCTCGTCATCGACACCATCGCGGACACGTGGTGGGGGCGCTTCTCCGCCATCACCGTGGGCGAGCGCATGCCCGCCGGCCCGCCGCCGCGCCTGCACGATGGCGACCTGTTCGTCGACCGCGCGGCCATGGTGGCGCTCTGCGAGCAGCTCGGCGTGCCGTTGTCGCTGCACGGGCTGCGCCCCTCGGCGCGCGACTACGTCGCCTGGCTGCGCGGCCGGCGGCCCGACGTCCGCATGCTGCCCACCCGCTCGACCGCAGGACTGTTCCAGGCGCACGGACGGAAGGCGGCCCCATGA
- a CDS encoding CsbD family protein — translation MSTEDKLKNATEKATGATKETVGKVTGDDSMRAEGKLDQAKADLKQSGEKLKDAVSE, via the coding sequence ATGAGCACCGAGGACAAGCTCAAGAACGCCACCGAGAAGGCCACGGGCGCGACGAAGGAGACGGTCGGGAAGGTCACCGGCGACGACTCGATGCGCGCCGAGGGCAAGCTCGACCAGGCCAAGGCCGATCTCAAGCAGAGCGGCGAGAAGCTCAAGGACGCCGTGAGCGAGTAG
- a CDS encoding phosphatase PAP2 family protein, producing the protein MTARPAGSAGSDVGNREVVGRHSATPPSPSDEVARRGPWAAAGRILGGAVALTLGLCLVGWLIVDLLTPSAFTRWEDSVNEGAVSMSTPTLDQVSWLGSRVADTVTVISVLVVVGLLLRVWLGRWTESWVLVAAIVGELLVFLAVTFLVQRDRPDVRHLDAAPPTSSFPSGHTAAAVAIYGCIAVIVWRNVRRRTLAAIIVTLCAAIPVYVALSRVYRGMHHPSDVVMGAIGGGIWLAIVVTTLMPAGRLAEAGPPGPEEDVDVREVPAA; encoded by the coding sequence ATGACGGCGCGTCCCGCCGGGTCGGCGGGCTCGGACGTCGGGAACCGCGAGGTCGTCGGCCGGCACAGCGCCACCCCGCCGTCGCCGTCGGACGAGGTCGCGCGGCGCGGCCCCTGGGCAGCGGCCGGACGCATCCTCGGGGGCGCGGTCGCGCTCACGCTGGGCCTGTGCCTCGTCGGCTGGCTGATCGTGGACCTCCTGACCCCGTCCGCGTTCACGCGCTGGGAGGACTCGGTCAACGAGGGCGCGGTGTCGATGTCGACTCCCACGCTCGACCAGGTGAGCTGGCTCGGCAGCCGGGTCGCCGACACCGTGACGGTCATCAGCGTGCTCGTCGTGGTCGGGCTGCTGCTGCGCGTGTGGCTGGGCCGGTGGACCGAGTCGTGGGTGCTGGTCGCGGCGATCGTCGGCGAGCTGCTCGTCTTCCTCGCCGTGACGTTCCTCGTGCAGCGCGACCGGCCCGACGTGCGCCACCTCGACGCCGCCCCGCCGACGTCCAGCTTCCCCTCCGGGCACACGGCCGCCGCCGTCGCGATCTACGGGTGCATCGCGGTCATCGTGTGGCGCAACGTGCGTCGGCGCACGCTCGCGGCGATCATCGTGACGTTGTGCGCCGCGATCCCGGTCTACGTCGCGCTGTCGCGGGTCTACCGCGGGATGCACCATCCCTCGGACGTGGTGATGGGCGCGATCGGCGGAGGGATCTGGCTCGCGATCGTGGTCACCACCCTGATGCCCGCGGGCAGGCTGGCCGAGGCCGGCCCGCCCGGACCTGAGGAGGACGTCGACGTGCGCGAGGTGCCCGCCGCGTGA